The proteins below are encoded in one region of Pontibacter deserti:
- a CDS encoding polysaccharide biosynthesis/export family protein yields MRIELIYLVGLLLVTSCGPTRNLAYFSDLKEQTSYSEEITNLAVSKIQPNDLLSITVSSKSPESDLQFNRGMLGAAENKMEGYLVDESGFIDFPVVGRVKLAGLTKQEAKDTLTAQLGGYLKDPVVQIRNMNFKISVIGEVNRPSTFTVPAEKISILEALGMAGDMTPFGKRENVIVMREEAGKRTMTRLDLNKKDVLSSPYFYLQQNDVVYVEPDKMKQVQASTNTRNLAILTSLTSLAIVIASRIF; encoded by the coding sequence ATGAGAATTGAACTGATTTACCTGGTTGGCCTGCTATTAGTAACCTCCTGTGGTCCCACCCGAAACCTGGCCTATTTCAGCGACTTAAAGGAGCAAACATCCTACTCTGAAGAAATTACCAACCTTGCTGTTTCCAAAATACAACCAAATGATCTGTTGAGTATTACTGTAAGCAGTAAAAGTCCTGAATCTGATCTGCAGTTTAACAGGGGCATGCTGGGTGCTGCTGAAAATAAAATGGAAGGCTACCTCGTTGATGAAAGTGGATTTATCGATTTCCCGGTTGTGGGGCGTGTAAAGCTAGCTGGATTAACCAAGCAGGAGGCGAAAGATACCCTTACTGCTCAGTTAGGAGGTTACCTTAAAGATCCTGTGGTGCAGATCCGAAATATGAATTTTAAGATATCTGTGATAGGTGAAGTGAACCGACCTTCTACTTTTACTGTTCCTGCTGAGAAAATATCAATTCTGGAGGCCTTAGGTATGGCCGGTGATATGACACCCTTTGGTAAACGTGAAAATGTGATCGTAATGCGGGAAGAAGCAGGCAAAAGAACAATGACACGTTTAGACTTAAACAAAAAGGATGTTTTGAGTTCACCTTATTTTTACCTGCAGCAAAACGATGTGGTATATGTAGAGCCTGATAAGATGAAACAGGTACAGGCGAGCACCAATACACGCAATTTAGCAATTCTTACATCCCTTACTTCATTAGCTATTGTGATAGCATCCAGAATATTTTAA
- the eboE gene encoding metabolite traffic protein EboE, with the protein MNLPNGTHLTYCTNIHPGESWAEVLINLKNYLPDLKKRLSPDAPFGVGLRLSNLASQELLIGNNLQEFKNWLDTEDLYVFTMNGFPYGGFHHKEVKDAVHKPDWTTQNRLAYTIRLAYILAELLPEGIEGGISTSPLSYKPWLGFNKDRFKEVFELSALHLTMVTEELLFLKETKGRTIHIDIEPEPDGLLENTQEVIHFYQKWLLYIGCKRLACTKGMLPDAAVSALLDHIRICYDVCHFALAYEVPAEAFAKLNAAGIQIGKIQLSSALKTELPSGKAEREELAARLRPFAESTYLHQVVEREINGKLNYYSDLPYALQNIQKPTAAEWRTHYHVPLFTNGYIGLQSTQEDVETVLNYVQDHDLTNHLEVETYTWEVLPEGLKTDLASSIARELEWVMQHIQVKENA; encoded by the coding sequence ATGAACTTACCAAACGGCACCCACCTTACCTACTGTACAAACATTCATCCCGGCGAAAGCTGGGCGGAAGTTCTTATAAACCTAAAAAATTATCTCCCAGATCTAAAGAAGCGACTTTCTCCTGATGCTCCCTTTGGCGTTGGGCTACGTCTATCTAATTTAGCAAGCCAGGAACTGTTGATCGGCAATAACCTGCAGGAATTTAAAAACTGGCTGGATACCGAAGACCTATACGTGTTTACTATGAACGGCTTTCCGTATGGTGGTTTTCATCATAAAGAAGTGAAAGATGCCGTGCATAAACCAGACTGGACTACTCAAAACCGTCTGGCTTATACTATAAGGTTAGCCTATATACTGGCAGAACTGTTGCCCGAAGGCATTGAAGGTGGAATTTCTACGTCGCCACTCTCCTACAAGCCCTGGCTCGGCTTTAATAAAGACCGTTTTAAGGAAGTATTTGAGCTCTCGGCGCTGCATTTAACAATGGTAACCGAAGAGCTTTTATTTCTGAAAGAAACAAAGGGCAGAACGATACACATTGATATTGAACCTGAACCGGACGGGCTTTTAGAGAATACCCAGGAAGTGATTCACTTCTACCAGAAATGGCTGTTATACATTGGCTGTAAACGTTTGGCCTGCACAAAAGGAATGTTACCGGATGCGGCTGTTAGTGCCTTGCTGGATCATATCCGCATCTGTTATGATGTATGCCACTTTGCGCTTGCTTACGAAGTTCCCGCAGAGGCTTTCGCTAAACTTAATGCGGCCGGTATACAAATAGGCAAGATACAGCTGAGCTCCGCCCTAAAGACAGAACTGCCATCCGGTAAAGCTGAAAGAGAGGAACTGGCAGCTAGACTAAGACCTTTTGCTGAATCGACTTACCTGCACCAGGTGGTGGAGCGTGAAATAAATGGCAAATTAAATTACTACAGCGACCTGCCTTATGCGCTGCAAAACATTCAGAAACCAACCGCAGCAGAATGGCGCACCCATTATCATGTACCACTCTTTACAAACGGATATATCGGCCTTCAATCCACACAAGAGGATGTAGAAACGGTGTTGAACTATGTACAGGATCATGATTTAACTAACCACCTGGAAGTTGAAACCTATACCTGGGAAGTACTTCCTGAAGGCCTTAAAACTGACCTTGCTTCTTCTATTGCCCGGGAACTGGAATGGGTAATGCAACATATTCAAGTAAAAGAAAATGCATAA
- a CDS encoding TatD family hydrolase translates to MNTLNMKFIDPHIHMTSRTTDDYAAMQKAGIVAIIEPAFWLGQPRTELGSFKDYYSSLIGWERFRASQFGIKHYCTIGLNSKEANNEALAEEVMDLLPMFICKEGVVGVGEIGYDDQTAAEDKYYRLQLDLAKEANLPVQIHTPHRDKKAGTIRSMDVALEHKLDPGMVIVDHNNEETVRDVLDRGFWAAFTIYPNTKMGNERMVEIVKQYGAERIIVNSAADWGISDPLAVPKTASLMLERGISLDDIHKVCYQNALDSFGQSGQMKESDWLENTTIDQREKFSDNSILRGGQTPMVGEIRMNPAFESNIVK, encoded by the coding sequence ATGAATACGCTGAACATGAAATTTATTGATCCGCACATCCACATGACATCCCGTACCACCGACGATTATGCAGCCATGCAGAAAGCCGGTATTGTGGCCATCATAGAACCTGCGTTTTGGCTGGGACAGCCCCGTACAGAACTGGGCTCTTTTAAAGATTACTACAGTAGTTTAATTGGTTGGGAACGTTTTCGAGCGAGTCAGTTTGGGATTAAGCATTATTGCACCATTGGTCTTAACTCTAAGGAAGCGAATAACGAGGCGCTGGCCGAAGAGGTAATGGACCTGCTGCCAATGTTTATCTGTAAAGAAGGCGTGGTTGGTGTAGGTGAAATTGGTTATGATGACCAGACTGCAGCAGAAGACAAGTACTACAGGCTACAGTTAGATCTAGCTAAAGAAGCTAATCTACCGGTACAAATCCACACCCCACACCGCGATAAGAAGGCAGGAACGATAAGAAGCATGGATGTAGCTCTGGAGCATAAATTAGACCCAGGTATGGTAATAGTCGACCACAATAACGAAGAGACCGTGCGCGATGTGCTGGATCGTGGTTTCTGGGCTGCTTTTACCATTTATCCTAATACAAAAATGGGTAATGAGCGCATGGTGGAGATCGTGAAACAGTACGGAGCAGAGCGTATCATTGTGAATAGTGCTGCTGACTGGGGAATCAGCGATCCATTGGCTGTACCCAAAACTGCGTCCTTGATGCTAGAGCGCGGCATCAGCCTCGACGATATTCATAAAGTTTGTTACCAGAATGCATTGGACTCTTTTGGCCAGAGCGGTCAAATGAAAGAAAGTGACTGGCTGGAAAATACAACTATAGATCAACGGGAGAAATTTTCAGACAACTCCATTTTACGTGGTGGTCAGACACCAATGGTGGGCGAGATCAGGATGAACCCAGCCTTTGAATCTAACATCGTAAAATAG
- a CDS encoding outer membrane beta-barrel protein encodes MNYKILLAAFVFVFSLNLTDAVAQRGSSGAKFRSGYKRKFRPSWTVFASPGVAVMNSDNFNSSSDVDQVGVVKNNGIGPTLSVGALYQFSNSFGIQGTLGYMHFEGKEDAVNTRYPDVSFKTNALETTASLVYNLTNTYVGPRYSRSRNLRLVVPYIKAGVGFLAYKASSEVKLLGEERPDAKDYPSIALIAPLGGGLKFQYSKQLTIAPELNIYLTSSDYLDNSTYGLESPYISSNDIFLSATVKVMYNITAHRRSPFRIRRR; translated from the coding sequence ATGAATTACAAAATATTATTAGCAGCCTTTGTATTTGTGTTCTCTCTGAATCTGACAGATGCTGTTGCGCAACGAGGTAGTAGTGGTGCCAAGTTCAGAAGTGGTTATAAAAGAAAGTTTAGGCCTTCCTGGACTGTTTTTGCTTCGCCAGGTGTGGCTGTTATGAATAGTGATAATTTTAACAGTTCATCTGATGTAGATCAAGTTGGAGTTGTTAAGAATAATGGTATAGGGCCAACTTTAAGTGTCGGAGCTTTGTATCAGTTTTCTAACAGTTTTGGTATTCAGGGTACCTTAGGATATATGCATTTTGAAGGAAAAGAAGATGCAGTAAACACAAGATATCCTGATGTGTCATTCAAAACAAATGCTTTAGAGACTACTGCATCATTAGTTTACAATCTTACCAATACTTATGTGGGACCTCGTTATAGTAGATCAAGAAATCTACGTTTAGTAGTGCCCTATATTAAAGCTGGTGTAGGATTTCTAGCATATAAAGCATCATCTGAGGTAAAACTCTTAGGAGAGGAACGACCTGACGCAAAAGATTACCCTTCAATTGCGTTAATCGCTCCACTTGGTGGTGGATTGAAATTTCAGTATTCCAAACAATTAACGATTGCGCCTGAACTGAATATTTATTTAACTTCATCTGATTATTTAGATAATAGCACTTATGGTCTTGAAAGCCCCTATATCAGTTCTAATGATATTTTTCTTAGTGCGACTGTGAAGGTAATGTATAATATTACCGCACATCGCCGAAGCCCTTTCAGGATAAGAAGAAGATAA
- the mug gene encoding G/U mismatch-specific DNA glycosylase yields the protein MIKPTKSEVAAAQNSTIRDVIAPDLEVLFCGINTGLYSAATGHHFARPGNRFWPTLYRSGFTPTLFTPDQELELIALGYGITNIVDRATASAADLNIEELKQGGINLTRKLQVFRPKILAILGISAFRTAFNKPKAVLGRQPELISGSIVWVLPNPSGLNAHFPPLKLVKVFNEFRQALPNLNLFDQNG from the coding sequence ATGATTAAGCCAACGAAGTCTGAAGTTGCCGCTGCACAAAATTCAACTATAAGAGATGTTATTGCGCCTGATCTGGAGGTGCTTTTCTGTGGTATCAATACAGGTTTATATTCAGCTGCTACCGGCCATCATTTCGCACGCCCGGGTAACCGTTTCTGGCCAACCTTATACCGTTCTGGTTTCACGCCAACACTATTTACCCCTGACCAGGAACTGGAGTTAATAGCTCTAGGCTATGGTATAACCAATATAGTAGATCGTGCTACCGCATCTGCAGCAGATTTAAATATAGAAGAATTAAAACAAGGAGGTATTAACCTTACGCGAAAATTACAGGTGTTCAGGCCAAAAATTCTGGCTATATTAGGTATAAGTGCTTTCCGTACTGCATTCAACAAACCTAAAGCAGTGCTTGGACGTCAGCCGGAGTTAATATCTGGATCTATAGTTTGGGTACTACCCAATCCAAGTGGTCTTAATGCGCATTTCCCCCCATTGAAGCTAGTTAAAGTTTTTAATGAGTTTAGACAGGCTTTGCCAAATCTGAACTTGTTTGATCAAAACGGTTAA
- a CDS encoding alkaline phosphatase family protein, which translates to MHKTVVLNVVGLTGSLIGEHTPFLSNWAANARNATIQPVMPAVTCSAQATYLTGKWPEEHGIVGNGWYFKDECEIKFWRQSNKLIQAPKIWEVAKAMDPTFTVANMCWWYNMYSSADYALTPRPQYLADGRKLPDCYTQPADLRDTLQAKLGTFPLFNYWGPMTSIKSSQWIAEASKITDDLYNPTLTLIYLPHLDYNLQRFGPSDPRIAKDLQEIDAVCEDLIKFYEAKGAQVIILSEYGISDVSQPVHLNRVLRQKGYIAVRDERGTELLDAGVSKAFAVADHQVAHIYVNNPEDLAAVKKLISGVPGVQEVLEGNERNKYNLAHDRCGDLVAIAEKGAWFTYYFWLDDAKAPDYARMVDIHKKPGFDPVEMFINPTIKFPKALLGTKLLKKKLGFRTVMDVIPLDATLVKGSHGRVPEDKGEWPILITKQKELVAEKELQATDVFDVILQHLQAEQFVLN; encoded by the coding sequence ATGCATAAAACCGTCGTACTGAACGTGGTAGGCCTTACCGGCTCGCTTATAGGAGAGCACACCCCCTTCCTGAGCAACTGGGCTGCCAATGCCCGTAACGCAACCATACAGCCTGTCATGCCTGCCGTTACCTGTTCGGCACAAGCTACCTACCTGACGGGTAAATGGCCGGAAGAGCATGGCATAGTTGGCAATGGCTGGTATTTTAAGGATGAATGCGAAATTAAGTTCTGGCGCCAGTCAAATAAACTGATACAGGCTCCTAAAATCTGGGAAGTGGCTAAGGCCATGGATCCGACCTTTACTGTTGCTAACATGTGCTGGTGGTATAACATGTACTCCAGTGCCGATTACGCGCTTACACCGCGCCCGCAGTACCTGGCAGATGGACGTAAGCTACCCGACTGCTACACCCAACCTGCAGACCTGAGAGATACCTTACAAGCTAAACTAGGTACTTTCCCGCTATTTAATTACTGGGGACCGATGACGTCTATCAAGTCCAGCCAATGGATTGCAGAAGCATCTAAGATAACGGATGACCTGTATAACCCTACGCTCACACTCATTTACCTGCCCCACCTGGACTACAACCTGCAGCGCTTCGGCCCGAGTGACCCGCGCATTGCCAAAGACCTTCAGGAGATTGATGCAGTCTGTGAAGACCTCATTAAGTTTTATGAAGCAAAAGGCGCCCAAGTGATTATTCTTTCAGAATACGGCATTTCAGATGTGAGCCAGCCGGTGCACCTGAACCGTGTGCTTCGCCAGAAGGGCTACATAGCCGTGCGTGATGAGCGTGGTACCGAGCTTTTAGATGCAGGTGTAAGCAAAGCCTTTGCTGTGGCCGACCACCAGGTGGCTCATATTTACGTGAACAACCCCGAGGATCTGGCAGCCGTGAAGAAGCTGATCTCTGGAGTGCCAGGCGTGCAGGAAGTGCTGGAAGGCAATGAACGAAACAAGTATAACCTGGCCCACGACCGCTGCGGAGACCTGGTAGCTATTGCCGAAAAAGGTGCCTGGTTTACCTACTACTTCTGGCTGGATGATGCCAAAGCTCCCGATTATGCCCGCATGGTAGACATCCATAAAAAGCCAGGCTTCGACCCGGTCGAGATGTTCATTAATCCAACTATAAAATTCCCAAAGGCACTGCTCGGCACAAAGTTGCTGAAGAAGAAGCTCGGCTTTAGGACGGTGATGGATGTGATACCACTGGACGCGACATTGGTAAAAGGATCACATGGCAGGGTACCTGAAGACAAAGGAGAATGGCCTATACTTATAACTAAACAGAAGGAACTGGTAGCAGAAAAGGAGCTGCAGGCAACCGATGTTTTTGATGTGATACTACAACATTTGCAGGCAGAGCAATTTGTACTTAACTAA
- the eboC gene encoding UbiA-like protein EboC (EboC, a homolog the polyprenyltransferase UbiA, belongs to system of proteins involved in the trafficking of precursor metabolites to an extracytoplasmic compartment so that the biosynthesis of certain natural products, such as scytonemin, can be completed.) — protein sequence MNSFGAYIRLMRPANIVTAIADILLGFAASGALLAISTQSVGSYFTHLQPLAWLILSTIGLYGGGVVFNDVFDAELDRIERPERPIPSGKATITGAAIFGSSLLTIGIVAALQVSVVSALIAATVACLALLYDWKGKHHSILGPINMGSCRGGNLLLGVSAIPAALEQLWFIAFIPIVYISAITMISRGEVHGGNTKALKGAVALYLVVFAGIVGLALLPQFSLIYSLPFLGLFAYLVFPPLFKAMPSPEPQFIMHAVKAGILALIVMNASIAAGFAGWQYGLAVLLLLPVSKFMAKRFAVT from the coding sequence ATGAACTCCTTCGGAGCATATATACGCCTGATGAGGCCAGCTAACATTGTAACGGCCATAGCTGATATTCTGCTTGGCTTTGCAGCATCCGGCGCTTTGCTGGCCATTAGTACACAGTCGGTTGGAAGTTATTTTACACACCTGCAACCGCTGGCTTGGCTTATACTTTCAACTATAGGTTTGTATGGTGGCGGCGTAGTGTTTAACGATGTGTTTGATGCAGAATTAGACAGAATCGAAAGACCTGAACGGCCAATACCAAGCGGAAAAGCAACCATTACTGGCGCAGCTATATTTGGTTCATCCCTTTTAACTATAGGTATAGTTGCAGCTCTACAGGTATCGGTGGTTAGTGCTTTAATTGCTGCTACAGTAGCCTGCTTAGCCTTGCTCTACGACTGGAAAGGTAAACATCATTCTATACTTGGCCCTATAAATATGGGTAGTTGCCGTGGGGGCAACCTGCTGTTAGGGGTAAGCGCCATACCTGCTGCACTGGAGCAACTATGGTTCATTGCATTTATCCCTATTGTTTACATTTCGGCTATCACCATGATCAGTCGTGGAGAAGTACATGGTGGTAACACCAAAGCATTGAAAGGCGCTGTTGCTTTATACTTAGTAGTATTTGCCGGAATAGTTGGCTTAGCACTGCTCCCTCAGTTTTCGCTGATCTATAGTTTGCCATTCCTGGGCCTGTTTGCTTACCTGGTTTTCCCGCCATTGTTCAAGGCCATGCCGTCTCCGGAGCCACAGTTTATTATGCACGCCGTTAAGGCAGGTATCCTGGCCCTGATCGTGATGAATGCCAGTATAGCCGCTGGTTTTGCCGGCTGGCAGTATGGGCTGGCAGTGTTGCTACTGTTACCCGTCTCGAAGTTTATGGCGAAGCGTTTCGCTGTAACCTGA
- a CDS encoding 3-dehydroquinate synthase encodes MKPIQQSFAVQFEYGIYFTQNLFQTDNLLLRSTVQKGNTTPAKLFFVIDNGVAEAHPYLTQAIQNYTSAHADALKLVAEPLLIPGGEECKNNPEVLQQVLESINQHGICRHSYLVAIGGGAVLDLAGFAAAIAHRGIRHIRIPTTVLSQNDSGVGVKNSMNAFGKKNFLGTFAPPVAVINDSNFLLTLEDRDWRAGISEAVKVALIKDTAFYQSIKADAELLKQRDMAAMSRLIHRCAEMHVEHIGGGDPFEFGSSRPLDFGHWAAHKLEQLSEFNLRHGEAVAIGIALDVVYAKLKGMLSADACDDIVELLHSIGLAVYDEHLATEENKQLSILKGLTEFREHLGGQLTIMLLEGIGHGVEVHHIDEGLVTATVKELKLMQQRFSASTITPPSETQYVVSF; translated from the coding sequence ATGAAGCCAATTCAACAATCTTTTGCTGTACAATTTGAGTATGGCATATATTTTACTCAAAACCTGTTTCAAACAGACAACCTCCTCCTGCGCAGTACAGTGCAGAAAGGTAATACAACTCCTGCCAAGCTGTTTTTCGTGATTGATAATGGCGTAGCGGAAGCACATCCATACTTAACGCAAGCTATTCAGAACTATACATCTGCACACGCCGATGCGCTTAAGCTTGTTGCTGAACCTTTGCTTATACCTGGCGGGGAAGAGTGCAAGAATAACCCTGAAGTATTACAGCAGGTACTGGAAAGTATAAACCAACATGGCATTTGTCGTCATTCTTACCTGGTAGCTATCGGCGGCGGCGCAGTGCTGGACCTGGCTGGTTTTGCAGCTGCTATTGCACACCGTGGCATCCGCCATATCCGCATCCCAACTACAGTACTCTCTCAAAACGATTCTGGTGTAGGGGTAAAAAACAGCATGAACGCCTTCGGAAAAAAGAATTTCTTGGGAACGTTTGCTCCGCCTGTTGCCGTCATCAATGACAGTAATTTTCTACTTACCTTAGAAGACCGTGATTGGCGAGCTGGCATTTCGGAAGCTGTAAAAGTGGCTCTGATCAAAGATACTGCCTTCTACCAAAGTATAAAAGCAGATGCTGAGCTGCTGAAACAACGAGATATGGCAGCTATGAGCCGACTGATCCACCGGTGTGCCGAAATGCACGTGGAGCATATTGGCGGCGGCGACCCTTTTGAGTTTGGCTCATCCCGGCCGCTTGATTTTGGCCACTGGGCAGCTCATAAGTTAGAACAGCTTTCAGAATTTAATCTGCGCCATGGTGAGGCAGTGGCCATAGGTATAGCCCTGGATGTAGTTTATGCGAAACTCAAAGGCATGCTTTCTGCTGATGCCTGCGATGATATAGTTGAACTTTTACATAGTATTGGGTTAGCTGTTTACGATGAACACCTGGCTACTGAAGAAAACAAACAGCTAAGTATACTAAAAGGTCTTACAGAGTTCCGTGAGCACCTGGGCGGACAGCTGACAATTATGCTACTAGAAGGTATAGGCCATGGCGTTGAAGTGCATCATATAGATGAAGGCTTGGTAACAGCAACTGTCAAAGAGCTTAAACTTATGCAGCAAAGATTTTCAGCAAGTACAATAACTCCTCCATCAGAAACCCAATATGTAGTATCCTTTTAA
- a CDS encoding EboA domain-containing protein, with the protein MDSKLLPTITAFLEHLLSQYTTADAVQWLKEKQQTVSTSETGKELYLPFSAAPRYVGKKSLNLSIEDLEQSNKLRKGFNPANWTTDQLARTILLLSLPHEDGDKYSQFILKLFGTADMGELVALYSALLLLPHPEKFVAQATEGIRTNMGNVYEAIALNNPYPFEHFSDAAWNQMVLKTIFVGKSLNKIYGLDERSNYDLARMLSDYAHERWAAGRTVTPELWRPVGPYINEYIIQDIKRLFNSTNETEQEAAALACAQSTYPAAQTLLEEHPLLKHKITEGQLNWSHVSQKAVTT; encoded by the coding sequence GTGGATAGTAAACTTCTACCAACCATTACTGCTTTTCTGGAACATCTGCTAAGTCAATATACCACAGCTGATGCGGTACAGTGGCTGAAAGAAAAGCAGCAAACTGTAAGCACATCTGAAACCGGCAAAGAATTGTATCTGCCTTTCAGTGCCGCACCACGTTATGTTGGCAAAAAATCCTTAAACCTGAGTATTGAAGATCTTGAGCAATCCAATAAACTACGCAAAGGCTTTAACCCGGCTAACTGGACAACTGACCAATTGGCCCGAACTATACTTCTGCTGAGCCTGCCTCACGAAGATGGAGATAAGTATAGCCAATTCATCTTGAAGCTGTTTGGTACTGCTGATATGGGCGAATTAGTAGCCTTATATTCCGCATTGCTGCTTCTGCCACACCCTGAAAAATTTGTAGCACAGGCTACCGAAGGCATAAGAACCAACATGGGTAACGTGTACGAAGCTATTGCACTTAACAACCCCTACCCTTTCGAGCACTTCAGCGATGCCGCCTGGAACCAGATGGTGCTTAAAACGATATTCGTAGGTAAATCATTAAATAAAATATATGGCCTGGATGAGCGAAGCAACTATGATCTGGCACGCATGCTTTCAGACTATGCCCATGAGCGCTGGGCTGCCGGCAGAACCGTAACACCAGAACTCTGGCGCCCGGTAGGTCCGTATATTAACGAATATATCATCCAGGACATCAAAAGACTGTTTAACAGTACTAACGAAACTGAACAGGAAGCTGCCGCTCTAGCCTGCGCTCAAAGCACCTACCCTGCTGCACAGACCCTGCTAGAGGAACACCCGCTCCTAAAACACAAGATAACAGAAGGCCAGCTCAACTGGAGCCACGTCAGCCAAAAAGCAGTAACTACATAA